From the Cupriavidus necator N-1 genome, one window contains:
- a CDS encoding NADH:flavin oxidoreductase/NADH oxidase family protein, with the protein MKLFTPLALPNGAVIPNRLAKAAMEENMADADHAPSDALLRLYDAWANGMAGLILTGNVMVDHRAMTGPNGVVLEDDTHLDRFRRWARTARAGGAHVWMQINHPGRQMPAALGQTTLAPSAVPLDLGALSKQFPVPREMTGRDIADVQQRFTRSAQLAERSDFTGVQIHAAHGYLLSQFLSPIANKRQDQWGGSIENRARLLLGIVRSVRSAVSPRFAVSVKLNSADFQRGGFSADDARRVVEMLNPLNVDLIELSGGSYEAPAMQGQARDGRTLAREAYFLEFARDIASVARMPLMVTGGIRRRAVAEQVIDSGIAMAGIATALSIDPNLPRNWHAGKNNAPALRSITWKNKTLGSLAKMAVVKFQLKRLSEGRVTDPRVSPVRALVLQQLSTSCQTRRYRRWTTQRAGAR; encoded by the coding sequence ATGAAGCTGTTCACACCCCTTGCCCTGCCCAACGGCGCTGTGATTCCCAACCGTCTCGCAAAAGCGGCCATGGAAGAGAATATGGCGGATGCGGACCACGCCCCATCGGATGCGCTGCTGCGCTTGTACGACGCCTGGGCCAACGGCATGGCAGGCCTGATCCTGACCGGCAACGTCATGGTGGATCACCGTGCTATGACCGGGCCCAACGGTGTGGTCCTGGAAGACGACACCCACCTGGACCGCTTCCGGCGTTGGGCCCGCACCGCACGGGCCGGCGGCGCCCATGTCTGGATGCAGATCAACCACCCCGGGCGCCAGATGCCTGCGGCACTCGGCCAGACCACCTTGGCGCCGTCGGCCGTTCCGCTGGACCTCGGGGCGCTGTCCAAGCAGTTTCCCGTGCCCAGGGAAATGACCGGCCGGGACATCGCCGACGTACAGCAGCGCTTTACACGATCCGCCCAACTGGCGGAACGAAGCGACTTTACCGGGGTGCAGATTCATGCGGCCCATGGCTACCTGTTGAGCCAGTTCCTGTCACCGATCGCCAACAAGCGGCAGGACCAGTGGGGCGGCAGTATCGAGAACCGTGCGCGCCTGCTGCTCGGCATCGTCCGGTCCGTACGAAGCGCGGTATCGCCCCGGTTCGCGGTCTCGGTCAAGCTGAATTCGGCCGACTTCCAGCGCGGCGGCTTCAGCGCCGATGACGCGAGGCGGGTGGTCGAGATGCTCAACCCGCTCAACGTCGACCTGATCGAGCTGTCGGGCGGAAGCTATGAGGCGCCGGCAATGCAGGGGCAAGCCCGTGATGGCCGCACGCTGGCCCGGGAAGCCTACTTCCTGGAGTTTGCGCGCGACATCGCGTCCGTCGCGCGCATGCCCTTGATGGTCACCGGAGGCATCCGCCGCCGCGCCGTGGCCGAACAGGTGATCGACAGTGGCATCGCCATGGCGGGCATCGCCACAGCGCTGTCCATCGACCCGAACCTGCCGCGCAACTGGCATGCAGGAAAGAACAATGCGCCCGCGCTGCGATCGATCACCTGGAAGAACAAGACGCTGGGCTCCCTGGCCAAAATGGCCGTCGTCAAGTTCCAGCTCAAACGGCTCAGTGAGGGACGTGTCACGGACCCACGCGTCTCGCCCGTCAGGGCGCTAGTGTTGCAGCAGCTGTCCACTTCGTGCCAGACGCGGCGGTATCGCCGATGGACGACGCAGCGGGCCGGTGCCCGTTAG
- a CDS encoding DUF4142 domain-containing protein gives MKLANFALAAAILFSAGTTFAQDAVNDAQIASIVVTANQVDIDAGKLAKRKASGKDVKAFAQQMITDHTGVNKSATALVKKLKVKPEGNPTSTSLKSDGDKNLSKLKGLKGAEFDSAYIDNEVTYHQAVIDAMDKTLIPGAKNEELKALLVKVRPAFVAHLEHAKQIQGSLGKK, from the coding sequence ATGAAACTTGCAAATTTCGCCTTGGCTGCGGCCATATTGTTTTCGGCAGGCACGACGTTTGCCCAGGATGCTGTCAACGACGCGCAGATCGCCTCGATCGTGGTCACAGCAAATCAGGTCGATATCGACGCCGGGAAATTGGCAAAAAGGAAGGCATCTGGCAAGGACGTGAAGGCGTTCGCGCAACAGATGATCACGGATCACACCGGTGTCAACAAGTCGGCCACCGCCCTGGTAAAGAAGCTGAAGGTGAAGCCAGAGGGCAATCCGACCAGCACAAGCCTCAAGTCGGATGGCGACAAGAATCTCAGCAAGCTCAAAGGCCTCAAGGGTGCGGAGTTCGATAGCGCCTATATCGACAATGAGGTGACTTATCACCAGGCCGTGATCGACGCGATGGACAAGACGTTGATTCCCGGCGCCAAGAACGAAGAGCTGAAGGCGTTGCTGGTGAAGGTTCGTCCGGCCTTCGTGGCGCATCTTGAGCATGCCAAGCAAATCCAGGGTTCGCTGGGCAAGAAGTGA
- a CDS encoding plastocyanin/azurin family copper-binding protein, translating into MDGTAYVPRTLAVRRGDVVVWVNKDPFPHTVTASGGGFDSKAIAPGKSWTYTARKTGVFPYTCTLHPTMTGTLSVGSNAKASGE; encoded by the coding sequence ATGGACGGTACTGCATACGTACCGCGGACACTCGCCGTACGGCGCGGTGACGTTGTGGTGTGGGTCAATAAGGACCCGTTTCCGCATACCGTGACCGCGTCGGGCGGCGGCTTTGATTCCAAGGCCATCGCCCCGGGTAAGTCGTGGACGTACACGGCAAGGAAGACCGGCGTGTTCCCGTACACCTGTACCTTGCATCCGACCATGACAGGCACGCTCAGCGTGGGGTCGAATGCAAAGGCCAGTGGCGAATGA
- a CDS encoding UxaA family hydrolase, giving the protein MSVVLEQEAATAAELVIRLHPDDDVVIARAQLVAGARLGAGLVVRGLVPAGHKLAVRALEAGAPVRRYGQVIGFATRPVAPGEHVHTHNLAIGAFERDYAFGTATRPAAVAPQRAQFMGIVRADGRVGTRNYIGILTSVNCSATAARAIAEHFRRELNPQALADYPNVDGVVALTHGQGCAVDGEGEGLALLRRTLAGYARHPNFAAVLIVGLGCETNQIDGLLDSEGLARGAALKTMTIQATGGTARTVAAGIEQIKAMLPDANRVRREPVDASHLVVGLQCGGSDGYSGISANPALGAAVDRLVAHGGTAILSETPEIYGAEHLLTRRAVSPEVGHKLLDRIRWWEAYCARMNASLDNNPSAGNKAGGLTTILEKSLGAVAKGGTTNLVDVYRYAEPVEAAGLVFMDTPGYDPVSATGQVAGGANLICFTTGRGSAYGCAPSPSLKLGTNTALWQRQQEDIDINCGTVIDGTQTIDALGEEIFRLMLAAASGQRSKSELHGYGQNEFVPWQLGAIT; this is encoded by the coding sequence ATGAGCGTCGTCCTGGAACAGGAAGCAGCAACCGCGGCCGAACTCGTCATACGGCTGCATCCGGATGACGATGTCGTCATCGCGCGTGCGCAACTGGTGGCAGGCGCGCGCCTCGGCGCAGGCCTGGTGGTGCGCGGCCTGGTGCCCGCAGGACACAAGCTGGCAGTGCGCGCACTCGAGGCCGGCGCGCCGGTGCGCCGCTACGGACAGGTCATCGGCTTCGCCACGCGCCCGGTCGCGCCAGGCGAGCACGTCCACACTCATAACCTGGCCATCGGCGCGTTCGAGCGCGACTACGCGTTTGGTACCGCGACGCGCCCTGCCGCCGTGGCGCCGCAGCGCGCGCAGTTCATGGGCATCGTCCGCGCCGATGGGCGGGTCGGCACGCGCAACTACATCGGCATCCTTACCTCCGTCAATTGCTCTGCCACCGCGGCACGCGCCATCGCCGAGCATTTCCGGCGCGAGCTCAATCCGCAGGCGCTGGCAGACTACCCGAACGTGGATGGCGTGGTGGCGCTGACGCACGGGCAAGGCTGCGCGGTGGATGGCGAAGGCGAAGGCCTGGCGCTGCTGCGACGCACGTTGGCGGGCTATGCGCGCCACCCCAACTTTGCCGCCGTGCTGATCGTCGGGCTGGGCTGCGAAACCAACCAGATCGACGGCCTGCTCGACAGCGAGGGACTGGCGCGCGGCGCCGCGCTGAAAACCATGACCATCCAGGCCACCGGCGGCACGGCCCGTACGGTGGCGGCAGGCATCGAGCAGATCAAGGCGATGCTGCCCGACGCCAACCGGGTGCGACGCGAGCCCGTCGATGCCAGCCACCTGGTGGTCGGACTGCAATGCGGCGGCTCCGACGGCTATTCCGGCATCAGCGCCAATCCCGCGCTCGGCGCAGCCGTCGACCGGCTGGTGGCGCACGGGGGTACCGCCATCCTGTCGGAGACGCCGGAGATCTATGGCGCCGAGCATTTGCTGACGCGCCGTGCCGTCTCGCCGGAAGTCGGGCACAAGCTGCTCGACCGCATCCGCTGGTGGGAAGCCTACTGCGCGCGCATGAACGCCAGCCTGGACAACAACCCGTCCGCCGGCAACAAGGCGGGCGGACTCACCACCATCCTGGAGAAATCGCTCGGTGCCGTGGCCAAGGGCGGCACCACCAACCTGGTCGACGTATACCGCTACGCAGAGCCGGTGGAGGCGGCTGGCCTGGTCTTCATGGACACCCCTGGCTACGATCCGGTCTCGGCGACCGGACAGGTGGCCGGCGGCGCCAACCTGATCTGCTTTACCACCGGGCGCGGCTCCGCCTATGGCTGTGCACCGTCCCCGTCCCTGAAGCTCGGCACCAATACCGCCTTGTGGCAGCGCCAGCAGGAGGATATCGACATCAACTGCGGCACCGTGATCGACGGCACGCAGACGATCGACGCGCTTGGGGAAGAGATTTTCCGCCTCATGCTGGCGGCAGCGTCGGGACAGCGCTCAAAGAGCGAATTGCACGGTTACGGCCAGAACGAGTTCGTTCCCTGGCAGCTTGGCGCGATCACCTGA
- a CDS encoding aldehyde dehydrogenase (NADP(+)): MTILGLHYIGGERRAAGTPLYSIDAVTGERYPVSFHEATGAEVAAAALAAHQAFPAFRASSPAERAALLETIADEIDALDQAFIAAASRETALPPARLEGERKRTSNQLRMFAATVRRGDFLDVRIDRAQPARQPLPRPDLRQYRVGVGPVAVFGAGNFPLAFSVAGGDTASALAAGCPVVVKAHPGHMVTSAYVANAIERAIARSGAPAGVFNMVFGTAAAGAALVRAPHIKAVGFTGSLAAGRALFDLAQSRPDPIPVFAEMSSVNPVFLMPSALSARGAQIARELAASVTFGCGQLCTNPGVVLGIRSPAFDAFLAELGTALALAEPQPMLGAGIRDNFQRGLAGLREVPGVEVLVSKQADGRIGGHLLKADRSVLFAENRPLEEEVFGPSTVIVALDSEDDFLAFAERMRGQLTATLMADDGDLHHHAALIVLLESKVGRLLFNGYPTGVEVSDAIVHGGPYPATTDARGTSVGSAAIERFLRPVCYQNYPDSVLPPALRDRNPWQLPRLVDGVPTRAAVQGAHDLEAAA, from the coding sequence ATGACCATCCTCGGACTTCACTACATCGGCGGCGAACGCCGTGCCGCCGGCACCCCGCTGTACAGCATTGACGCCGTGACCGGCGAGCGATACCCGGTCAGCTTCCACGAAGCCACCGGAGCCGAAGTTGCAGCAGCCGCGCTGGCCGCGCACCAGGCCTTCCCCGCATTCCGCGCCAGCAGCCCGGCCGAACGCGCCGCGCTGCTGGAAACCATCGCCGATGAAATCGATGCGCTGGACCAGGCGTTCATCGCGGCGGCCAGCCGCGAGACCGCCCTGCCGCCGGCGCGGCTGGAAGGCGAGCGCAAGCGCACCAGCAATCAGCTGCGCATGTTCGCGGCCACGGTACGGCGCGGTGACTTCCTCGATGTCCGCATCGACCGCGCGCAGCCTGCGCGCCAGCCGCTGCCGCGGCCCGACCTGCGGCAGTACCGCGTCGGCGTGGGTCCGGTGGCGGTCTTCGGCGCCGGCAATTTCCCACTCGCATTCTCGGTGGCCGGCGGCGACACGGCTTCGGCGCTGGCAGCGGGCTGCCCGGTGGTGGTGAAGGCGCATCCGGGCCACATGGTCACGTCTGCATACGTGGCCAATGCAATCGAACGCGCGATCGCGCGCAGCGGTGCGCCGGCGGGCGTCTTCAACATGGTGTTCGGCACCGCAGCCGCCGGCGCGGCACTGGTACGGGCGCCGCACATCAAGGCCGTAGGCTTTACCGGGTCACTGGCTGCGGGCCGGGCGTTGTTCGATCTGGCGCAATCGAGGCCGGATCCGATTCCGGTGTTTGCGGAGATGTCGAGCGTGAACCCGGTGTTCCTGATGCCCTCGGCACTGTCCGCTCGCGGCGCGCAGATTGCGCGCGAACTGGCAGCCTCGGTCACCTTCGGCTGCGGCCAGCTCTGCACCAACCCGGGGGTGGTGCTTGGCATCCGCTCACCGGCATTCGATGCGTTCCTCGCCGAACTCGGCACGGCACTGGCGCTGGCCGAGCCGCAGCCCATGCTGGGCGCCGGCATCCGGGACAATTTCCAGCGCGGGCTGGCCGGCTTGCGCGAAGTCCCCGGCGTGGAAGTTCTGGTGTCAAAGCAAGCGGACGGCCGCATCGGCGGGCATCTGCTGAAGGCCGATCGCAGCGTGCTGTTTGCGGAAAATCGTCCGCTGGAGGAGGAGGTATTCGGCCCGTCGACGGTGATCGTCGCGCTGGATTCCGAAGATGACTTCCTGGCCTTTGCCGAACGGATGCGCGGCCAGCTTACGGCCACGCTGATGGCCGATGACGGTGACCTCCATCACCACGCCGCGCTGATCGTGCTATTGGAAAGCAAGGTCGGCCGTTTGCTCTTCAACGGTTACCCGACCGGCGTGGAAGTCAGCGACGCCATCGTCCACGGCGGCCCCTACCCGGCTACCACCGATGCGCGCGGCACCTCCGTCGGCAGCGCTGCCATCGAGCGCTTCCTGCGCCCGGTGTGCTACCAGAACTATCCCGATTCCGTGCTCCCACCGGCCTTGCGCGACCGTAACCCGTGGCAGCTGCCGCGCCTGGTCGACGGCGTGCCGACACGCGCCGCGGTGCAAGGCGCGCACGATCTGGAGGCCGCAGCATGA
- a CDS encoding MFS transporter — MQTQAANRDPLASAVSKARLRLAPFLALMFALSMLDRSNVGFVKQALMVDSNIGNAAYALGAGIFFIGYAVFEIPSNLILHRVGARVWLSRIMVTWGLASAAMMFAHDETSFYVLRFILGVAEAGFSPGVILYSTYWFPASQRGKALGVYYFGLPVALVLGGPVSGLLLDVMGGQLGLRNWQWMFIIEGLAASVVGVIAFFYLVSKPRDAKWLNADEKTSLEAAITAEDNQKTAHGPATALSALGNWQVLRFVAIYFAIQVSVYGVIFYLPTRISELTGTAIGAKVGLLTAIPWLCALVSLRLITGIADARGKQREFAMAMLAMAATGIALSTLGHELVPVLMAFCLATVGFVVVQPLFWTLPTAYLSGTAAASGIALIGALGNLGGFIAPTLKTAVESAFHSQQAGMLALAIAGVVGVLLLMSIGARARRASTLRLGSSEAA; from the coding sequence ATGCAGACTCAAGCTGCCAACCGCGATCCGCTCGCAAGCGCGGTAAGCAAGGCCCGCCTGCGCCTCGCGCCTTTCCTTGCACTGATGTTCGCGCTGTCAATGCTCGACCGCTCCAACGTCGGCTTCGTCAAGCAAGCCCTGATGGTCGATTCCAATATCGGCAACGCGGCCTATGCGCTTGGCGCCGGCATTTTCTTCATCGGCTATGCCGTCTTCGAAATCCCCAGCAACCTGATCCTGCACCGGGTCGGCGCCAGGGTCTGGCTCAGCCGCATCATGGTCACCTGGGGGCTGGCCTCGGCGGCCATGATGTTCGCGCATGACGAGACCTCGTTCTACGTGCTGCGCTTTATCCTTGGCGTCGCCGAAGCGGGCTTCTCGCCGGGCGTGATCCTGTACTCGACCTACTGGTTCCCGGCCAGCCAGCGCGGCAAGGCGCTCGGCGTCTACTACTTCGGCTTGCCGGTGGCACTGGTGCTGGGCGGGCCGGTCTCGGGGCTGCTGCTCGATGTGATGGGTGGCCAGCTGGGCCTGCGCAACTGGCAATGGATGTTCATCATCGAAGGCCTGGCGGCGTCGGTGGTGGGCGTGATCGCCTTCTTCTACCTAGTCAGCAAGCCGCGCGATGCCAAGTGGCTGAACGCCGACGAGAAGACTTCGCTCGAAGCCGCTATCACCGCGGAAGACAACCAGAAGACCGCGCATGGCCCGGCAACCGCACTGAGCGCGCTGGGCAACTGGCAAGTGCTGCGTTTCGTCGCCATCTACTTCGCCATCCAGGTCAGCGTCTACGGCGTCATCTTCTACCTGCCGACGCGTATTTCCGAGCTGACCGGCACGGCGATTGGTGCCAAGGTCGGCCTGCTCACCGCGATTCCGTGGCTGTGCGCGCTGGTTTCCCTGCGCCTGATCACCGGCATCGCGGATGCCAGGGGCAAGCAACGGGAATTCGCCATGGCCATGCTCGCGATGGCGGCCACCGGCATCGCACTGTCGACGCTGGGGCACGAACTGGTGCCCGTGCTGATGGCGTTCTGCCTGGCTACCGTCGGCTTTGTCGTGGTCCAGCCGCTGTTCTGGACGCTGCCCACCGCGTACCTGAGTGGCACCGCTGCGGCCAGCGGCATCGCCCTGATCGGGGCGCTGGGCAATCTCGGTGGCTTTATCGCGCCGACGCTGAAGACCGCGGTCGAATCCGCATTCCATAGCCAGCAAGCGGGCATGCTGGCCCTGGCCATCGCAGGCGTGGTCGGCGTGCTGCTGCTGATGAGCATCGGCGCACGGGCCCGCCGCGCTTCGACGTTGCGGCTTGGTTCCTCCGAGGCGGCCTGA